Proteins found in one Plasmodium knowlesi strain H genome assembly, chromosome: 12 genomic segment:
- a CDS encoding RNA-binding protein, putative: MTDVQIQNQTSLNTSKKEFESRYDDRGLRILCVKNISKETKESELLDLFKKFGSIESISLKVNTSIGPYAIYAHVLFSAPEEAKRCLKQMNGKFLNGRALRIYFERYNNNNNNNNNNNNNNKVNDVNDEDESGISNNYPYLDGNNNNGNNNGSHNGGVNHNANMSSPTNGNNKFNRKINRNNQFYNNRYTNNNKRMARNDGILNNDGAIPYDPEANGFREYEHANKRLRTGGNNSMENSNFGSGSSFLGMPNVNANDMEINNLLKTYEENRMPNKPIGDARNRQMEEISQSVFKDSMNKPPRIKLYLCDHLRKCAQHVFNRPAVDISAPSNAINNIHSTSAVSNEFKGNIHMHASVINPNAPMYQSEQNNNLLTGGVNSSTLKEPTKNHILNNGILNREGQFHGNEKLLPPLHSGGSSIPNMGSNNPTGNVKYALWKGTLEMKNKENLSVIGYAVNGDVKNFLNNNISNIVISHRKKMKTLPKIEATYYFQIENKEDENILDAYRNYFNSKDRVGLSSTSDDWHMYLIFPGCPIFTEFCNSVGGINNSNNFNNIFLGVVCYNPQILDKKTGVAMRGTQPEHGGVASQDSIPGNFNQQNPMTNVNQTNVNKNFQNLNIHHQNQNRFTNSVAAVGGAGRVMNSNINGSNHSSHYGNFSKQGGGGPNNAVNNNFPPHSNNNTLNNAQGVRENNPPTANNPPHGNNNNHSGFSNANKSDAIPAVSAQVVGAKSNLTAQLNQENDSSNEMSEASGKEENKNEVPNWLNQFSSLAAYLVKK; this comes from the exons ATGACTGATGTACAAATACAAAATCAAACTAGTTTGAATACTAGTAAAAAAGAGTTTGAGAGTAGATATGATGATAGGGGGCTTAGAATTTTATGTGTAAAAAACATATCTAAGGAGACAAAAGAAAGTGAACTGTTGGACTTATTCAAAAAATTTGGTTCTATCGAAAGTATAAGTCTTAAAGTGAATACAAGTATCGGACCGTATGCCATATATGCCCATGTTCTGTTTAGCGCTCCCGAGGAGGCTAAAAGATGTCTAAAACAGATGAACGGGAAGTTTCTAA ATGGAAGAGCTTTGCGAATTTATTTCGAAAGGTataacaacaacaataacaacaacaataacaataacaataacaacaaAGTAAATGACGTTAACGATGAGGACGAAAGTGGCATTTCTAATAACTACCCATACCTGGACGGGAACAATAATAATGGCAACAATAATGGCAGCCACAATGGCGGAGTGAACCACAATGCAAACATGTCTAGCCCCACGAATGGCAACAACAAGTTCAACCGAAAAATTAATCGGAACAACCAGTTCTACAACAACAGATACACAAACAATAACAAGCGCATGGCGAGAAAT GATGGAATCCTAAATAATGATGGCGCTATACCGTACGACCCAGAGGCGAACGGTTTCAGAGAATACGAG CATGCAAACAAGCGATTACGCACTGGTGGAAACAACTCCATGGAGAATTCCAATTTTGGTAGCGGGAGCAGTTTCCTCGGTATGCCCAATGTAAATGCAAACGACatggaaataaataatttgttaaaaacGTACGAAGAGAATAGAATGCCAAATAAACCAATTGGGGACGCACGAAATAggcaaatggaagaaatatCACAGTCCGTTTTTAAGGATAGCATGAATAAACCCCCCAGGATAAAACTATACTTGTGTGACCATTTGAGAAAGTGCGCTCAACATGTCTTTAACAGGCCCGCCGTTGACATCAGTGCGCCAAGTAATGCAATAAACAACATACATAGTACTAGTGCGGTTAGTAACGAATTCAAGGGGAATATCCACATGCACGCAAGTGTCATCAACCCTAATGCACCAATGTACCAATCcgaacaaaataataaccTTTTAACGGGGGGGGTGAATTCCTCAACGTTGAAAGAACCCACCAAGAACCACATACTGAACAATGGGATATTGAATAGGGAAGGGCAGTTCCACggaaatgaaaaactgcTACCCCCTTTGCATAGCGGCGGATCTTCCATCCCCAACATGGGATCGAACAATCCCACTGGTAATGTGAAGTACGCCCTGTGGAAAGGAACCCTCGAaatgaagaataaagaaaatctgAGCGTTATTGGATATGCCGTAAATGGGGATGTAAAGAATTTTTTGAACAATAACATTTCTAACATAGTTATAagtcacagaaaaaaaatgaaaacgctACCCAAAATAGAAGCCACGTATTATTTCCAAATAGAGAATAAAGAAGACGAAAATATTTTGGATGCCTACAGAAACTATTTTAATAGTAAGGATAGAGTTGGGTTATCCTCCACAAGTGACGACTGGCATATGTATCTTATATTCCCAGGATGTCCAATTTTCACAGAGTTCTGCAACTCCGTTGGAGGTATTAACAACTCAAACaattttaataatattttcctggGGGTTGTGTGTTATAATCCACAAATTCTCGATAAAAAAACTGGTGTAGCAATGAGGGGGACGCAACCTGAACATGGTGGTGTAGCTAGTCAAGATAGCATACCTGGAAATTTTAATCAACAAAATCCCATGACAAATGTCAACCAAACGAATGTGAACAAGAACTTTCAAAACTTGAACATTCATCATCAGAATCAGAACAGGTTTACCAACTCAGTTGCAGCGGTTGGTGGCGCAGGGAGAGTGATGAACAGTAACATTAACGGAAGCAACCACAGCAGCCATTATGGCAATTTCTCTAAACAGGGGGGAGGTGGCCCAAATAACGCAGTTAATAATAATTTCCCGCCTCACAGTAACAATAACACATTAAATAACGCGCAAGGTGTGAGGGAGAATAACCCCCCCACAGCTAACAACCCTCCCCACGGCAACAATAACAACCATAGTGGCTTCTCCAATGCGAACAAGTCCGATGCAATCCCAGCAGTGTCGGCGCAAGTCGTGGGAGCCAAGAGTAATTTGACCGCCCAACTGAACCAGGAGAATGACTCCTCCAATGAGATGAGCGAAGCaagtggaaaggaagaaaacaaaaatgaagtcCCGAATTGGCTCAATCAGTTTAGTTCACTAGCAGCATATCTTGTCAAAAAATAG